Part of the Clostridium sporogenes genome, TTGTGTTGATGTTATAATAAGCATTCTACCTTTCTCATCAATCTTTGCCATAGCATTATGAGTTTCCATTTGACAATGTTGTACTATTTGAGTTTCATATTGGCCTTTATAAATTTTATCTGCATTTTTAAATACTTTCTCTGGATCTCCAACTGTTATACCAAAATCACTAACTATATTATTAGGTCTTTCATCATGAATAACAGGAGCTCCCTCTTTTATTGCTTCTTCTTGATCGATTACAAAAGGTAAAACTTCATATTCTACTTTTATTAATTTTAAAGCTTTTTTAGCTATAAGCTCATCATTTGCAACAACTGCTGCAACTGCATCTCCAACAAACCGTGCTTTATCTGTAAGTAATGAATAATCTTCTATATCTCTATGACTTGGATCTAATGAATATGGATGCCCTGCCGTAGGAAACTTTGTATTTGGTACATTTTTATATGTTAATACAGCTTCAACACCTTCTAAATCTTCAGCTTCTTTAGTGTCTATATTTTTTACTTTTGCATGGGCATAAGGACTTCTTAAAACCATTCCTACAAGTGAGTCAGGTTCAAGATAATCTGAACAATACTTAGCTTTACCTGTAACTTTAGCTACTGCATCTACCCTATTTACGCTTTTTCCAATTAAATCATAAGAATCTTCCATATATAGTTCCCCCCTTTAACACTTTATTTCCTCTAATAACTACATATATTATTTATTTTATGATTTCTTTTTTTCTTTTACTTCTCTTTTATATTTACTAGATATAAGCAAAACTATTAATGCTAAAACTACATTTAACCATTGAGTTATCTGTATAAATATGTTCACTTTATTTATAGTTAAATTTATTGCTATACATGCAACTCCTACTGTTAATATAGCCCAGTATTGAAGACTTATCCCCTCTGCATTTTTTAATTTTAATAATTTATATATTTGTGGAAAAAATAAATATATCAAAGTAAAACTTCCCAGAGCTTGAGCAATATTCCCCCAAAAATGTAAATCAGTCATAATTAACATCTCCTATCCTCAAATCTATTCAATTTATTTATGCTTTTTTTCTTTTTCACTAAAATAAACTATTAATGCAGTAGTTAAAATAGCAAATATAACATTTATAGATTGAATAATTAATTGCACCTTTGGGACTTCACATATAAATTGATTTATGCATATACAAGCTATACCAAAAGTCATTATTATCCAGTACTGTATACTATTATTTCCTGTGCTCTTAGTTTTTGATATAGTATAGATTTGTGGTAGGAAAGAATATAATACTAAAACTCCACCTATAATATTTATAATTGTTCCAAATTTTATTAAACCACTCATAGCACCCTTATCTTTAAAATTAAAACCTAAAAAATTTTTAGTTTTAATATTCTAAAAATAAGTCCCTCCCTTATTTTATTGATTCCTATTTTTTCTTTAATATCTATTAAGTTTCTAGATATTTTATTATTAAATTAATATTTATTCCTCCTTTTCTTTAATATAAATATTTTTAATTACTTATACATAGATGCAAAAACTATACCAAAACACAATGAAAAAATAGTGATTTTTATATATATTTCCCAACAAATTTGTATATTTTTCCTTAAAAATATTATTAAACGTCTATATTTCAAGAAATATTTCTGCTGTAAAACATTGTTAATTCACTCTATATAAAGGAATGTTTTTATTATAATGATAAATTACATATCATTTTGATAAATAATAAAGTCCCTTTTAATTTAATATTTTTCCTTTTAATTTATCATTTTGATAAATTAAAACAACTATATATAATTAGAGGAAAATGCTAATATATAACCATTTTTATAATACTTTTATAAAATTCAATTAAGTTTTATGAAATATTTTTATTTTTTTTTCACTATAGTAATTCAAAATAGTAATTCAAAACTTGATCGTTAATATATATATTTAAGTATTAAAATTTATCAATATGATAGCATTTCAATTAACTCTACCACTTTAAAGTATATTTACTATGTTTTAAAGAGTAGTTTAATGGAATTATAAATAAAAAAAGTTAAAAGACTTATTATAAATCTTTTAACCTTTAATATAATTACTTTTCAACTTTTCTTTTCTTAATTTTATGTAATATCATTATTTTAAGACCTTATTTTTACTATAAAATTTTTTTAACTCAGCTTTTTTCATAACAAAAGACATTACTACTAATATATAGTCTCCTGTTGCATGAATTCTAAACTTTATGTTAATATTAAAAATGCCTATATTATCCTATAGGATTTAATGTATAATTAATATAATACATTCATAAGAAAGGATTGAGCTTATGGCAAAGAAACATAAAAAAAAGACTTTATTTAGAATACTATTATCTACATTAGCTATTGGTTCCATTTTTTTAGCTTCTAACTCTAAAGAAAATTCTTGTAATGATAATGATTCAAAGAATGAATATAAGAAAAGCTCTATGGATGATGAATATGATCAATGTAATGCTTAGTAAAATTTAAAATAAAACCCCTTGTATTTATTTTACTATCAGGGGGTTTTATACTTTATATATTTTATTTTTTATTATATTTTTTTATTTGATTACATATGGAATAAAAAGCTTTTTTATCTTTTCTATCTAAAGCCTCATCAAGAAAGGCATATAATGCCTGTAAATATACATTGTTTTTTTCTCTTTGGCTTAACACATAATCTTTACTTACTTCTTTTTCAAAATTTTTATTACTTTCTTTACTATAGCTTTTACTATTAACTTTATCTAAAGGATTTGTTAAATAATCTAATCCATTAATTACATTTCTTTCATAATATATGTTTTCCATAACCCTTATATAATAAGATAATTCTTCTTTATTTAATATAAAAAATACTCTAGTTTTACTATTATCTTCAGAAGCCAGCTTCACATAGTCCTCTCCTATTAAAGATATGCATATTTCTCCCTGATCTTTAATTAAAAAATAATGTATAATATCTGATTGTTTATTAACAATTATCTTTAAAACATTATAAAAATTTTTCAGAAAATGAATATACAATCTTAGATCTTCCTTAAACATATAAAACTTATTTTCTATTAATTTACCTTTATATGTTCTTCCAAAATAAAAATCAAAATAGCTTTCTCCTGTTATATATTTATGATAATATACTTTTATTTTGTCTGTAAATTTATTTAATGATCTAGCTGTTGTCACCTCTGTACAATAAGTTAGCTTATTGAGCTCATCTTCAAATATCTCCATATATTTAACTTCCATGATACTCTTATACCTCTCCCTATTTTAATATAAATTTACAATAATAATTAATATTTTTTATTCCACTTCCAATAAGTTTTATTGCCTATATTCTTTATATAAGTACTTTTAGGAACCTGTAACAATAATACAAATATAGCCAAAATATCCATATAGGAAGCAACTGCATTTATTATTATTATTACATATAGAAAATTATTTTTAGTCCTTATAAAACTTAATCCTACGGTTGGCAATATAGTTAATATTATAAAAGGAAAAATTAGAGATATTACTAGCCTATTCCTTGATATTTCCCCCTCAAAAAAGGAGTAAGATACTAACCCCTTAGGTATAAATCCAAAAATAGTTTGTTTAAAATTAGGGAAAGCCAAACTGTGTAGTATTTCGTGGATTGGCATAATAATTATAAAAGCTATAACTATGTCCTTTAAATTTAAATAGATCCCTTTTACATAAGTATAATTTATCATATAAATATAGATTAATCCTACTACTGATATAGCTATAGGTATACCTAATATTTGAGCTAATATGATTCCTGGTTCTTTTAATTGATGCCATTTGCTCTTATCACAGGGGTCGAAGCTATCACCATTTTCATATTCTCCTATTTGAAATTTCATATAAATCAACTCCTGCTATAGTTATATAATTACTATTATACCATTAATTTAATATTTTGTTTTTTGTATGAATATACTCAGTTTATACATACCCTTTTACAAGTATAATATAACGTAATATAAAAACTACTAACAGAACAAATTCTACTTAAATATTATATTTTTTAGAATATATAAAAAGACTGCCTGTTTATATTTTAAGGCAGCCTTTTCCTGTGTGTGTATATAATAAATCAAGGAAGGCATTTTAAATTTCAGGCTAACATTTTTCCTAATAATATATTGCTTTATTTGATATTTTTACAATTTAATAAGTTAACCCGCTTAACATATTTTATGTGTTGTTCTATAAAATATACTAAAATATTTTATAATTTCTCCTTCTTTATCTATTATAAGCTATTCTAAAATATTTTTATATATTTATAAAAAAATGCTATAGACAAAGCTTTTATTAATAAATGTTTATTATAATATGTTTTTTACAATGCATACTAATATTAATAAAACTCTATATACTTTAATTATTACATAACATATACAAACCCAATATTTATGATGTTTTTTATTTAATGTTAAATATAAAAATTATTTCATAAAAGATAAGAATATAGTATTTAAAAAATCTAAATTATCTCTTCTGTCCTCTTTATGATTTTCAATCATTACTCTTATTACAGAAAATATTGTCTCTATAAGTCTAAGAGATACATCATATTTCTTTTCTATTACATCTCCAGAAATTTGTTCATTAAAAATTTCCTGTATTTCACCTATAATTTTTTCTTTAAAATAAACAAATTGTTCTCTTTCTCTAGAATTTTTAATATTAAAATCTATCTTTATAATTCCTTTTCTCATTTCTATATCATCATATAATATTTCTAAATATTTATTTATTTTTTTTTCTTTACTTATATCTTTATTTCTCTCTTCTTTTAATTTTGATAAAGTCTTTTCCCAACTTTTTACAAAAACTTCTAGAAACAATTCACTTTTTCTAGAATAATAGTTATATAAAGTACCTACTGCTACTCCAGATTCTTTAGCAATAAGTTTCATATCCACAGCCTCATATCCATACTCTCCAAAAAGCCTTATTGATGCACTGCTTATTTTCTCTTCTATATCTTTTATTATTTTTGGCATATTAAACACCTCATTTATGAACTTAAATTCATTATATATCAATATATTTTACTTTCTACAGCATCTATTGTCAATTATTACTACATGTATTTTATTTCAACTAAAAGCACTTAATTATTTATAGTTGTATGTCCTTATTTAATATATATATATATTTATTTATTCTAAGCTTTAAATGAAGTTCTCTAATATGAATAATATTTTCCAAAGTAGTCATTATATCTATAATATAAAATTAAAACATAAAATAGCAAAAACTCTAATCACGTTGAAATTCTTCTACTTTTATATAAAATTTTATATTTTGAGCTATAATTATTTTTTCTACTTTCACTTTATATTGTTTATTCTTTATCTTCATTATTCTGCTATCTACTACTTGTACCAATATGTCACCATCTATTTTGTCTAATTCTTTTCCAATTAAATTATTAAATTTTTCTTTTATATGTTTTTCTAGTTCAATACTTACTAATTCATCTTCTATTTCCTTATTTTTAAATTTAATGTCTACTTCTATCTTTTTTACTATAAGTTTTTTCTTGCTTAATTTATTTTCTAATCCCTCTAACCTAACCTGTTGATCTTCTATTATATTATTTAAATAAGTTATTTTTCTATGATAGTTTTCTATTCTATAACTTATAAATAAACTAAAAAAAATTATACCTATTGTCCCTCCTATAACTAACCCTACACAAAAAGAAAAAAAATATTTATTTTCTTTATTCATCTATTAAAATATTCTCCCCATTTTTGTAAAAGTTCTATGCTATTTACCGCTAAGTTAGCTCCTATTAAGGAGGCAAGAATATAAAATATTTGTTTTAGCATTCCCCTTAGCTCCCCTTTAAATATTCCCTCTTCCAAAATAGAAAAAGAGGAAAATGTTCCCCCTAATGCTGTAGCTACTGCCCATATTTTTACGGAATTAGATATATCGGACATAATCTTTAAAGGAGGGTGGTTTAACAAAATTGCAGCAATACCTGAAAAAGCGCTTGCTCCTACTATTACTCCAAAAGATACCATAAAGCTATATACTAAATTTCCCAAAAAACTTTTCATAAAATTCACCTAAAAAATATTATATATCTTTATAGATTTATGATTTGGTATTATTTTTTATTCTCTTCTATACTATTATATAGATAATTTGTTTTTTAATTTTGCTCAACAAGAATTTATAGTTTTAAATTTATTCTATACTCATTTACCTATATTTTGCCATTCTTCATAAAAACTTGTTAAATTAGATAAACTTATACCTTTGTCTTCTGCAATTATTCCCCCTTTAGCTTTATCTATACTTTCACCTAAATAATTTATTTGGTCTAATTCTGAACTAAATTGAACTCTTTTTAAAACCTTATTCCATGCTAAATTTAATTTTTCTACTTCCTTTTCTGCATTACTCCAATCTTCATTTTTCACATATTCTATTGTAGTACTTATAAATTTATCTACATTTTCTTCTTGGGTTCTAGGCTTTTTCATATAACCTGCACTTAACATAACAGCAACAAAAAAACCTAAGGTTACTATTGGAATTATTCTTACTAAAAATCTTCTCATATAATCACCTTCTAAAATTTATTTCATAAATATAACTTTAATAACATCTTAATTTCTATTTTTTAATACTTTTATTACTTAATTAAAATTGATATTTAGATAAATACAATGCTTAAATGGAATAAATTTAAATACAAAAAATAATAAGATATGATAAAGCAATTAGTAAGGTCCTTTATAGTCTCCTATATCTATTATTCTTTTTAGATGATCTTTATATGTATCTATATAAATTTGATTATTTTGATTTATAGTAGCTAAAAAAACCTCTGATGAATCTTTAATATTTCTTTTTTTCAGTTCAGCTTTTAGCCATTCTTTATCCCTATTTATTTCTCTTAAATTATCCTCTACTATTTTTCCATCATATATAAGTTCTCTGCTTATACCTGTTTTACTCTTAAATATATTTAAATCTTTAGCTGTTAATGGCTGTTCTTCTGGTTTCTTTAATACAGATAATTGCCCATCAGATTCTAATATTGCAAACTCTACTTCTGCTAAATTAAAAATGTCTTTTCCTCTAAGTTGTTCTAAAACATCTGCCACTGTATATTTCATTTTTCTTAAGGTATCCTCCATTATTTTACCATCCATTATTACAATAGTCGGCTCCCCCTCTATATATTTAGCTGCATATCTCCACTTTAATGTTATCCATTGCAGTAAAAATCCTATACCGCACCAAGTTAAAAGCCCAATCCAATGGGACCAAGCTGTACTTTCTAAATCTGTACTTAATGTAGATGCTGTAGACCCTATAGTTATACCAAGAACATAATCGAAAAAAGTAAGCTGACTTATTTGCTGCTTTCCCAATATTCTTGCAAATATTAAAAGAGTAAAAAATCCTATTATAGCTCTAACAAACGCAACTAAAGCTTCATTCAATTAAAACACTCCCTAATTATAGAAATTTTTTCTACAATTAGTATCCTACTCTTTTATTTTTTTATACATTTAAATTAATCTTGTTATCTTAAAAACATATAATAGAAATATTGATACTCATTATATATAATCTTCAATTATTAATATCAATTGATAAACCATCTCTATGTTTATTTTGTTGCATTTATGGTGCATTGTGCATATAATAGTATAAGTATTTATTTTCAATTAATAATGAGGTGAAGAAATGAAAAATGAAGAAAGATTAAAAATAGGCAATAAAGTTTCTAATTTAACTATTGTAGTAAATATAATTTTGTCCTTTGTAAAAGTACTATTTGGCATCATAGGCCATAGTGCTGCTACTATTGCAGACGGTATACATTCTCTCTCTGATGTTTTAAGCACTATTGCAGTAATCATAGGTCTTAAAATATCTTCTAAACCTGCAGATAAAGATCATCCCTATGGTCATGAAAAGCTTGAAGCGGTAACTTCTAAATTATTGGCTACTATGTTATTTTTTACTGCTTTGTTCATAGGTTATAGTGGACTAAAGGTTATAATAAACAAAGACTTTTCTGTTCCTTCAAAAATAACTATTTACGTTGCTATTTTATCTATAATAACAAAGGAATGGATGTATAGATATACCTTAAAGGCAGCTAAAAAAATAAACAGCACAGCCCTTGAAGCAGATGCTTGGCATCATAGATCAGATTCTTTTTCATCTATAGGAACTCTTATAGGTATAGTAGGTGCTAGACTGAAATACCCAATATTAGATCCTATAGCATCTTTGGTAATATGTATATTTATAATTAAAGTTTCTATAGATATTTATAAAAAC contains:
- a CDS encoding PQ-loop domain-containing transporter → MTDLHFWGNIAQALGSFTLIYLFFPQIYKLLKLKNAEGISLQYWAILTVGVACIAINLTINKVNIFIQITQWLNVVLALIVLLISSKYKREVKEKKKS
- a CDS encoding PQ-loop domain-containing transporter; amino-acid sequence: MSGLIKFGTIINIIGGVLVLYSFLPQIYTISKTKSTGNNSIQYWIIMTFGIACICINQFICEVPKVQLIIQSINVIFAILTTALIVYFSEKEKKHK
- a CDS encoding DUF3267 domain-containing protein; amino-acid sequence: MINYTYVKGIYLNLKDIVIAFIIIMPIHEILHSLAFPNFKQTIFGFIPKGLVSYSFFEGEISRNRLVISLIFPFIILTILPTVGLSFIRTKNNFLYVIIIINAVASYMDILAIFVLLLQVPKSTYIKNIGNKTYWKWNKKY
- a CDS encoding TetR/AcrR family transcriptional regulator translates to MPKIIKDIEEKISSASIRLFGEYGYEAVDMKLIAKESGVAVGTLYNYYSRKSELFLEVFVKSWEKTLSKLKEERNKDISKEKKINKYLEILYDDIEMRKGIIKIDFNIKNSREREQFVYFKEKIIGEIQEIFNEQISGDVIEKKYDVSLRLIETIFSVIRVMIENHKEDRRDNLDFLNTIFLSFMK
- a CDS encoding YtrH family sporulation protein, which gives rise to MKSFLGNLVYSFMVSFGVIVGASAFSGIAAILLNHPPLKIMSDISNSVKIWAVATALGGTFSSFSILEEGIFKGELRGMLKQIFYILASLIGANLAVNSIELLQKWGEYFNR
- a CDS encoding DUF4363 family protein encodes the protein MRRFLVRIIPIVTLGFFVAVMLSAGYMKKPRTQEENVDKFISTTIEYVKNEDWSNAEKEVEKLNLAWNKVLKRVQFSSELDQINYLGESIDKAKGGIIAEDKGISLSNLTSFYEEWQNIGK
- a CDS encoding DUF421 domain-containing protein; this translates as MNEALVAFVRAIIGFFTLLIFARILGKQQISQLTFFDYVLGITIGSTASTLSTDLESTAWSHWIGLLTWCGIGFLLQWITLKWRYAAKYIEGEPTIVIMDGKIMEDTLRKMKYTVADVLEQLRGKDIFNLAEVEFAILESDGQLSVLKKPEEQPLTAKDLNIFKSKTGISRELIYDGKIVEDNLREINRDKEWLKAELKKRNIKDSSEVFLATINQNNQIYIDTYKDHLKRIIDIGDYKGPY
- a CDS encoding cation diffusion facilitator family transporter, whose protein sequence is MKNEERLKIGNKVSNLTIVVNIILSFVKVLFGIIGHSAATIADGIHSLSDVLSTIAVIIGLKISSKPADKDHPYGHEKLEAVTSKLLATMLFFTALFIGYSGLKVIINKDFSVPSKITIYVAILSIITKEWMYRYTLKAAKKINSTALEADAWHHRSDSFSSIGTLIGIVGARLKYPILDPIASLVICIFIIKVSIDIYKNSINQLVDHCADEKTINMITEQIESIKEVEKIDELKTRLHGSKLYVDLEIALDYSLSLKESHRIAEKVHDKIEASNNNIIHCMVHVNPYGE